Proteins encoded within one genomic window of Halobacteroides halobius DSM 5150:
- a CDS encoding flagellar basal body-associated FliL family protein → MSDNENNGGVNYIVIALIVILAVGLAMGGSYFMLLKFGGLNDGQQEKTAKTTAKKLGPTTKLNQFLVNLSNGNRFIKINVVFEVSNKATIKEIKDRNPQIRDAIISILRTKSYKEITSTRGTRKLRTEIMNDINKLLLKGKITNVFFTEFVVQ, encoded by the coding sequence ATGAGTGATAATGAAAATAACGGTGGAGTTAATTATATTGTAATAGCTTTAATAGTCATTTTAGCAGTAGGATTAGCTATGGGAGGCTCTTATTTTATGCTGCTTAAATTTGGTGGATTAAATGATGGTCAACAAGAAAAAACAGCTAAAACTACGGCTAAAAAGTTAGGGCCAACTACCAAATTAAATCAATTCTTAGTTAATTTATCTAATGGTAATCGGTTTATTAAAATAAATGTTGTCTTTGAAGTTAGTAATAAAGCAACAATTAAAGAGATTAAAGATCGTAATCCACAGATTAGGGATGCTATTATATCAATACTAAGAACTAAATCATATAAAGAGATAACTTCTACTAGAGGAACTAGAAAATTAAGAACTGAAATTATGAATGATATTAATAAATTATTACTGAAGGGTAAAATTACTAATGTTTTCTTTACTGAATTTGTTGTACAATAA